From one Gossypium hirsutum isolate 1008001.06 chromosome D08, Gossypium_hirsutum_v2.1, whole genome shotgun sequence genomic stretch:
- the LOC107900742 gene encoding ADP,ATP carrier protein 1, mitochondrial-like codes for MDQAQHPTVMQKVAGQLTRFSNSQDFQGYDGSFRRPALYQRNVAYQNCSNAALQYPIVRACGVTSDMPMVPSTASAICIQAPAEKGFTGFAVDFLMGGVSAAVSKTAAAPIERVKLLIQNQDEMIKSGRLSEPYKGIGDCFKRTIKDEGFASLWRGNTANVIRYFPTQALNFAFKDYFKRLFNFKKDRDGYWKWFAGNLASGGAAGASSLLFVYSLDYARTRLANDAKAAKKGGERQFNGLVDVYRKTLKSDGIAGLYRGFNISCVGIIVYRGLYFGMYDSLKPVVLTGKMQDSFFASFALGWLITNGAGLASYPIDTVRRRMMMTSGEAVKYKSSLDAFSQILKNEGAKSLFKGAGANILRAIAGAGVLAGYDKLQLIVFGKKYGSGGA; via the exons ATGGATCAGGCTCAACACCCAACTGTCATGCAGAAGGTAGCAGGGCAGCTCACTCGTTTTAGCAATTCCCAAGATTTTCAAGGGTATGATGGGTCTTTCCGTAGGCCTGCTCTCTACCAAAGAAATGTTGCATATCAAAATTGCTCCAATGCTGCACTGCAGTACCCTATTGTCCGAGCTTGTGGAGTTACCAGTGACATGCCTATGGTTCCATCAACAGCATCTGCTATTTGTATTCAAGCTCCTGCTGAGAAAGGGTTTACCGGCTTTGCTGTTGATTTCCTTATGGGTGGAGTTTCTGCTGCTGTATCTAAGACAGCTGCTGCTCCAATTGAGCGTGTTAAGCTTTTGATTCAGAACCAGGATGAAATGATTAAAAGTGGTAGGCTCTCTGAACCCTACAAGGGTATTGGTGATTGTTTCAAGCGAACGATTAAAGATGAAGGATTTGCCTCTTTGTGGAGAGGAAACACCGCAAACGTTATTCGTTATTTCCCCACTCAG GCCTTGAACTTTGCTTTCAAGGACTACTTCAAGAGGCTTTTCAACTTTAAGAAAGACAGAGATGGTTACTGGAAATGGTTTGCTGGTAACTTGGCATCTGGAGGAGCTGCTGGTGCTTCTTCCCTTCTGTTTGTCTACTCCTTGGACTATGCGCGAACCCGTCTTGCCAATGATGCAAAGGCTGCAAAGAAGGGAGGAGAGAGGCAATTCAATGGCCTTGTTGATGTCTACAGGAAGACTTTAAAATCTGATGGTATTGCTGGGCTTTACCGTGGTTTCAATATCTCATGTGTTGGAATCATTGTTTACCGTGGTCTATACTTTGGAATGTACGACTCCCTGAAGCCAGTGGTTTTGACTGGAAAGATGCAG GATAGTTTCTTTGCTAGCTTTGCCCTTGGTTGGCTCATCACGAATGGTGCTGGCCTTGCATCCTACCCGATTGACACCGTTCGTAGAAGAATGATGATGACCTCTGGTGAAGCAGTGAAGTACAAGAGCTCACTTGATGCATTCTCTCAGATCTTGAAAAATGAGGGTGCCAAGTCTCTATTTAAGGGTGCTGGAGCTAACATTCTTCGTGCTATTGCCGGTGCTGGTGTGCTTGCTGGATATGACAAGTTGCAGCTCATTGTGTTCGGAAAGAAATATGGATCGGGTGGTGCTTAA
- the LOC121219857 gene encoding protein BLISTER isoform X1, with translation MESLQEEIKAQLVELESFKMEYANAQLECNATDERANILASEVIGLEEKASEHLWLNLMVHQSHLIHSLSSLLLNKCRYCSIAIS, from the exons ATGGAGAGCTTACAAGAAGAAATCAAGGCCCAACTG GTAGAGCTCGAGTCTTTTAAAATGGAATATGCAAATGCACAACTGGAATGTAATGCAACTGATGAACGTGCTAATATATTGGCTTCTGAAGTCATTGGTTTGGAAGAGAAG GCCTCTGAGCACTTATGGCTGAATTTAATGGTGCACCAGTCCCATCTGATTCACTCTCTTAGTAGCTTGTTATTGAACAAATGCAGGTATTGTAGCATAGCAATTTCTTGA
- the LOC121219857 gene encoding protein BLISTER isoform X2 — protein sequence MESLQEEIKAQLVELESFKMEYANAQLECNATDERANILASEVIGLEEKASEHLWLNLMVHQSHLIHSLSSLLLNKCS from the exons ATGGAGAGCTTACAAGAAGAAATCAAGGCCCAACTG GTAGAGCTCGAGTCTTTTAAAATGGAATATGCAAATGCACAACTGGAATGTAATGCAACTGATGAACGTGCTAATATATTGGCTTCTGAAGTCATTGGTTTGGAAGAGAAG GCCTCTGAGCACTTATGGCTGAATTTAATGGTGCACCAGTCCCATCTGATTCACTCTCTTAGTAGCTTGTTATTGAACAAATGCAG ttaA